A genomic region of Desulfobotulus mexicanus contains the following coding sequences:
- a CDS encoding DUF3150 domain-containing protein encodes DVNIWTARRKLTPSDFKAVDLPPEKIASLGSKRICDPAELRIFSTLKGRAVALLDSVGVRFLGGWAIPEHLVAEMQRSLMDLRDDFMQAREDFLGSYDESVQAWIKDNPGWESIIAGSVVDADYARSRLGFSWQMFRVVAPKSDVLAGGVDAGLDEELDTLGSRLFGDIAKTADIAWERSYAGKSEVSQKALSPLRYIHKKLSGLSFVEPRVTPVLSLVDTALSKIPGTGSIDGADLLMLQGLLCILRNPDTLVDHGQKILDGRTPDTILDGLLKAPSGVSCPSVPNDFMEDVESAEPIDIEEYESAVQVPDRQPEPVLNSFGLW; translated from the coding sequence TGGATGTGAATATCTGGACTGCCAGAAGAAAACTGACCCCATCTGATTTTAAAGCTGTCGATCTTCCCCCTGAGAAAATCGCATCCCTTGGCAGCAAGCGGATCTGTGACCCTGCTGAGCTGAGGATATTTTCAACCTTGAAGGGCAGGGCTGTTGCTCTCCTTGATAGCGTTGGTGTCCGCTTCCTTGGTGGTTGGGCCATACCGGAGCATCTGGTGGCTGAGATGCAAAGGAGTCTTATGGATCTGCGGGATGACTTCATGCAGGCCAGGGAGGACTTTCTGGGAAGCTACGATGAATCCGTACAGGCATGGATCAAAGACAATCCCGGCTGGGAGTCCATCATCGCAGGCTCTGTTGTGGATGCGGATTATGCAAGAAGCCGCCTTGGTTTTAGCTGGCAGATGTTCCGGGTGGTGGCTCCCAAAAGTGATGTCCTTGCAGGTGGTGTTGATGCGGGCCTTGATGAAGAACTGGATACCCTTGGTTCGAGGTTGTTCGGTGATATTGCCAAAACAGCGGATATTGCCTGGGAGAGAAGCTATGCCGGTAAGTCTGAGGTGTCGCAAAAAGCCCTGTCTCCTCTGAGGTACATCCATAAGAAACTCTCAGGCCTTAGTTTTGTGGAGCCAAGGGTAACGCCGGTGCTGAGTCTGGTGGATACGGCTTTATCCAAAATACCCGGTACAGGGAGCATAGACGGGGCAGATCTGCTGATGTTGCAGGGACTTCTCTGTATTCTGCGTAACCCGGATACGCTGGTGGATCACGGTCAGAAAATACTCGATGGCAGAACTCCGGATACCATACTGGACGGTCTTCTGAAGGCACCGTCAGGGGTATCTTGTCCATCTGTTCCAAATGATTTCATGGAAGATGTGGAGTCCGCAGAACCCATTGATATTGAAGAGTATGAATCGGCAGTACAGGTACCAGATCGTCAACCCGAACCCGTACTGAACAGTTTTGGACTTTGGTAA
- a CDS encoding cobaltochelatase CobT-related protein: MTGNTGKHAILKSLPLLAGVLGKSYGIRVEIGGSQAYTNGSVIFLPQLPEQSDPDFMGLVRGYIDHESAHIRETDFSILGNMIPIEKNIWNILEDWRVEGKLAAVFPGCRQNFNWLIRRLFAGEGGGGHAHADSSVVILNWLLLTVRSWDVAEIGIERDHLARILDTRWPGLKSEVEEVLEQVRRYCPDSFACLRYANDIMDILNMWADREQDQEKLEEGGAAGSETQEQGNEGGEDSGSAGQDGSSPAGQDGTLGSESPDSSMDSSHGSCLDEKGTNGSSNSPYSGGSGSQDEGFDDGLGMDLVPIYEADLSPEKIGWLLAASESELPEDLGSSIAKTIESKAAGSSNRVEVASVSPKELMEIGLEEVRQIRAVTSGMRNRFHALFQSMKDVRSTPSRRGKINTKNLYSMVQGNQKLFLRHGSRQGINTAVHILLDSSGSMRKRISLASQVCHAVAQTLELVGINTGVTAFPGECSPVNSDILTVAPMVRHGEAIHNRFYLDVKGSTPMGEAIWWVLQEMIHLKEPRKMVFVITDGMPDCMNMAVRAIDAGVGMGVEFYGIGIDSPVVHSLLPGSSVNISNLDELAQAVFTMLGRTFKQAN, from the coding sequence ATGACAGGCAACACAGGCAAACATGCAATCCTAAAGTCCCTTCCCCTTCTCGCTGGGGTGCTGGGCAAGTCCTATGGAATCCGTGTGGAAATTGGTGGGAGCCAGGCTTATACCAATGGCTCCGTGATCTTCCTGCCCCAGCTTCCCGAACAATCCGATCCTGATTTTATGGGGCTGGTTCGTGGGTACATAGACCATGAATCTGCCCATATCCGGGAGACGGATTTCTCCATCCTTGGCAATATGATCCCCATAGAAAAGAACATCTGGAACATTCTTGAAGACTGGCGTGTGGAGGGAAAGCTTGCTGCTGTGTTCCCCGGTTGCAGGCAGAACTTCAACTGGCTGATCCGCCGTCTCTTTGCAGGGGAGGGAGGTGGTGGTCATGCCCATGCGGATTCTTCTGTGGTGATCCTGAACTGGCTTCTTCTGACGGTTCGCTCCTGGGATGTGGCAGAGATTGGAATTGAACGGGATCATCTGGCACGGATACTGGATACCCGCTGGCCCGGTCTTAAGTCTGAGGTGGAAGAGGTGCTGGAACAGGTTAGAAGGTATTGCCCGGACTCCTTTGCCTGTCTGCGGTATGCCAACGATATTATGGATATTCTCAATATGTGGGCTGACCGTGAACAGGATCAGGAAAAACTGGAAGAGGGTGGTGCCGCTGGTTCCGAAACTCAGGAACAAGGAAATGAAGGAGGGGAGGATTCTGGTTCCGCAGGTCAGGATGGCAGCTCCCCTGCCGGTCAGGATGGTACCCTTGGTTCTGAAAGTCCGGATAGCAGCATGGATAGTTCCCATGGAAGCTGTCTGGATGAAAAAGGTACAAATGGCTCTTCAAACTCCCCGTATTCTGGTGGTTCTGGCTCTCAGGATGAGGGATTTGATGATGGTCTGGGTATGGATCTTGTCCCCATATATGAAGCGGATCTCTCCCCTGAAAAGATCGGCTGGCTTCTTGCTGCCTCTGAATCAGAACTGCCCGAAGATCTGGGCAGCAGTATAGCCAAAACTATTGAGTCCAAAGCGGCAGGTTCCAGCAACAGAGTTGAAGTGGCTTCCGTGAGTCCCAAGGAGCTTATGGAGATAGGGCTTGAAGAAGTAAGGCAGATCAGGGCCGTTACTTCAGGTATGCGTAACCGGTTCCATGCCTTGTTCCAGTCCATGAAGGATGTTCGCAGCACTCCTTCCAGAAGAGGAAAAATCAATACCAAAAACCTTTACAGTATGGTGCAGGGTAATCAGAAGCTGTTTCTGCGTCATGGTTCCAGGCAGGGCATTAATACGGCGGTACATATCCTGCTGGATTCTTCGGGTTCCATGAGAAAAAGGATCAGTCTGGCATCCCAGGTTTGTCATGCAGTGGCCCAGACGCTGGAGCTGGTGGGCATCAATACGGGTGTGACGGCTTTTCCCGGTGAATGCTCCCCTGTCAATTCCGACATACTTACGGTGGCTCCCATGGTTAGGCATGGGGAAGCTATCCATAACAGGTTTTATCTCGATGTGAAGGGCAGCACTCCCATGGGGGAAGCCATCTGGTGGGTGTTGCAGGAAATGATCCATCTGAAAGAACCAAGGAAAATGGTGTTTGTCATTACGGACGGAATGCCAGACTGCATGAATATGGCGGTAAGGGCCATAGATGCAGGGGTTGGCATGGGCGTGGAGTTCTACGGTATCGGTATAGACTCTCCCGTGGTTCATAGTCTTCTTCCTGGCAGCAGTGTGAATATCAGCAATTTAGACGAACTGGCTCAGGCAGTGTTTACCATGCTGGGCCGTACCTTTAAGCAGGCAAATTAG
- a CDS encoding AAA family ATPase, protein MKNVTKGNSNYPAVLDAYGNLFFPSQRPMGYYFNPMTPLSKEEFYSWIEAIGAVFNSKKNITDFLKRLLKGGSVSSDGKNFSNGIIIVYFDPLYFQNLILPSGRWEDSMGCYYGINLWNLCCYVNSSDMRSTMSMIADYAKEHNLYNKGKSKDSYKQVRVPPSRDFFSVFNFLDGNLVHTSNYYTSYLFLFQVVQFWQFPSMDIIPVYYTLWEHVSLGENHVKIFFPQKPYCLYNLNQLPKKTDKFYFSNIVFVSNEWEADKLTNLLLPTYNFDLIDSPDINIGVCKEPDNFANLVHPTYNVDLNDFPDVGIELDEILSGKKPELKTPHFVFTTCFMGFAGIKDADLSPLEGRDVYLYLPENSPDVQHLPEAIKSLKKARCSKIHVKIGNHKFVEADEYLRSKGHGGEAQGLIGDASNIIQEGQEFDPEENDARLLIDPIIEEGDIVWIFGAAKAYKSWFGYSLAYALSKGNQVIAKWKTADPLKVLYIDGEMKNQSAAKKRIKRILSIKEGKIYWPFTLYLRSSNTVTDILSEEWQNKETNKKMIADRDVIILDNFVSLTSNTQKAVSKALDWFRRLRKDGKTVIVLDHSNREGDVQGSIDKERTADLVIRIELDNAVQKRVKISFPHARSLSPEDSVPFDLDMIFTEDAFGMEVVDAPIKEDLLTDKQLMAAVAQDLKEQGYEKETIEKVLGIKQSTFYNYLKEELPSLTETQKKQVGEKKKEFLEKWQKAVENDVEPAEK, encoded by the coding sequence ATGAAAAATGTGACAAAGGGTAATTCAAATTATCCCGCAGTTTTAGATGCTTATGGTAATTTATTCTTTCCTAGCCAAAGGCCGATGGGCTACTATTTTAATCCAATGACACCTTTATCAAAAGAAGAGTTTTATTCTTGGATAGAAGCCATTGGTGCTGTTTTTAATAGTAAAAAAAATATCACAGACTTTTTAAAAAGACTTTTAAAGGGTGGCAGCGTTAGCAGTGATGGCAAAAACTTTTCAAATGGAATAATAATAGTTTATTTTGATCCTTTATATTTTCAAAATCTTATTCTACCTTCTGGAAGATGGGAAGATAGTATGGGCTGTTATTATGGAATCAACCTATGGAATCTTTGCTGTTATGTAAACAGTTCAGATATGCGAAGTACCATGTCTATGATAGCCGATTATGCCAAAGAGCATAATTTATACAATAAGGGCAAGAGCAAGGATTCGTATAAGCAAGTAAGGGTGCCTCCAAGTCGAGATTTTTTTAGCGTGTTTAATTTTCTTGATGGTAATCTCGTACATACTTCAAACTATTATACGAGTTACTTATTTCTATTTCAAGTTGTGCAATTTTGGCAGTTTCCCAGTATGGATATAATACCAGTTTATTATACTTTATGGGAGCATGTATCACTTGGTGAAAACCATGTAAAAATATTTTTTCCTCAAAAGCCTTACTGTCTTTATAATCTCAATCAGCTTCCTAAAAAAACGGATAAATTCTATTTTTCCAATATTGTTTTTGTTTCCAATGAATGGGAAGCGGATAAATTGACTAATCTGTTACTTCCCACATATAACTTCGATTTGATTGATTCCCCAGATATTAATATTGGTGTCTGTAAGGAACCGGATAACTTCGCTAATCTGGTACATCCCACATATAACGTCGATTTAAATGATTTCCCAGATGTTGGTATTGAATTAGATGAAATATTGTCTGGCAAAAAGCCAGAATTAAAAACGCCTCATTTTGTTTTTACAACCTGTTTTATGGGTTTTGCAGGTATCAAGGATGCGGATCTGAGTCCTCTGGAGGGCAGGGATGTATATTTATATTTACCAGAAAACAGCCCGGATGTGCAGCATTTGCCAGAAGCCATAAAAAGCCTAAAGAAGGCAAGATGCTCTAAAATACATGTTAAAATTGGAAATCATAAGTTTGTAGAAGCAGATGAGTATCTCAGAAGCAAAGGGCACGGCGGGGAAGCTCAGGGTTTAATTGGTGATGCTTCAAATATCATTCAGGAAGGTCAGGAGTTTGATCCTGAAGAAAATGATGCCAGATTGTTGATTGATCCCATCATTGAGGAGGGTGATATCGTTTGGATATTTGGAGCTGCAAAAGCTTATAAATCTTGGTTCGGTTACAGCCTGGCGTATGCATTAAGCAAGGGGAATCAGGTCATTGCTAAATGGAAGACGGCTGATCCCTTGAAGGTGTTGTATATAGACGGGGAAATGAAAAATCAATCAGCGGCAAAGAAAAGGATTAAGAGGATTCTGAGCATTAAGGAAGGTAAGATTTATTGGCCTTTTACCTTGTATTTGCGTAGTAGTAATACTGTCACAGACATACTTTCTGAAGAGTGGCAGAATAAAGAAACGAACAAAAAAATGATTGCTGACAGGGATGTTATTATTCTGGATAATTTTGTTTCATTGACCAGCAATACTCAAAAAGCTGTAAGTAAGGCTTTGGATTGGTTCAGGCGGTTAAGAAAGGATGGAAAGACGGTAATTGTGCTGGATCATTCTAACAGAGAAGGCGATGTGCAGGGGAGTATTGATAAAGAAAGAACAGCTGATCTCGTTATAAGGATTGAACTGGATAATGCTGTGCAGAAACGGGTGAAAATTTCTTTCCCCCACGCAAGAAGCTTAAGTCCTGAAGATTCTGTGCCCTTCGATCTCGACATGATTTTTACAGAGGATGCTTTCGGGATGGAGGTGGTGGATGCCCCTATAAAAGAAGATCTGCTGACTGACAAACAGCTTATGGCCGCCGTTGCTCAAGATCTGAAAGAACAAGGTTATGAAAAAGAGACAATAGAGAAAGTGCTTGGCATCAAGCAGTCAACTTTTTACAATTATCTGAAAGAGGAGCTGCCATCTCTTACGGAAACCCAGAAAAAACAGGTTGGGGAAAAGAAAAAAGAATTCCTTGAAAAGTGGCAAAAGGCTGTAGAAAATGATGTCGAACCAGCGGAAAAGTAA
- a CDS encoding YagK/YfjJ domain-containing protein — MAYLTHSTTAGTYQDYPINNGRHGTLATYPDLLKKILGVMTHMTTSHNKVLFVRMDLHYPHSTEAQQGTIGNEALSKFLKLFKEHYTYNKIEMHYIWVREQSPYSLPHYHCVFLLNGNKIQNTYGLMERANLLWHKIVGGSGGLVHYCHSHTPNGIMIRRPSSTATGDTLAGQQVRYQETFSRCFEWASYLAKANQKQHTPSGVRRFGVSMF; from the coding sequence ATGGCTTATCTCACACACAGCACGACCGCAGGCACCTATCAGGACTATCCCATCAACAACGGCAGGCACGGCACCCTGGCTACCTATCCCGACCTGCTGAAAAAGATCCTCGGAGTCATGACCCACATGACGACCAGCCACAACAAAGTACTCTTCGTTCGGATGGACCTGCACTACCCCCACAGCACAGAGGCACAGCAGGGCACCATCGGCAATGAAGCACTGTCTAAGTTTTTGAAGCTCTTTAAAGAACACTACACCTACAACAAGATCGAGATGCACTACATCTGGGTACGGGAACAGTCTCCCTACTCCCTTCCTCATTACCACTGCGTCTTTCTCCTCAACGGCAACAAGATCCAAAACACATACGGTCTGATGGAACGAGCGAACCTCCTCTGGCACAAAATAGTCGGAGGGAGCGGAGGACTGGTGCATTACTGCCATAGCCACACGCCAAACGGTATCATGATCCGCAGACCTTCATCCACAGCTACGGGAGACACGCTGGCCGGACAGCAGGTACGATATCAGGAGACATTCAGCCGCTGCTTTGAGTGGGCTTCCTACCTGGCCAAAGCCAACCAAAAACAACATACGCCCAGCGGAGTGAGGAGGTTCGGAGTATCCATGTTTTGA